Proteins encoded in a region of the Anopheles ziemanni chromosome 2, idAnoZiCoDA_A2_x.2, whole genome shotgun sequence genome:
- the LOC131293556 gene encoding myosin-3-like produces MDIYEENLLRLNKKIRELMSHIDTLETKNQKLLQENSVLVDDVANFRVQHAIAEEGRLRCKSVLEKEMARSSEQFEAQKLLKKRYNDLIKEYVAQNQKLRTYESQDNAKPVLENRKRVPVEIIGTLSDIGKPKAHEEKVAALENRCAKLEKELYKAYAIIDDLEFDLESIDHLEETNQRLEKQIRELKAELAQGCRCAPPTPTSANSVSSPLPGDSIYTFESIETTEHGSQQDESKALLEDAVHCFG; encoded by the exons ATGGATATATACGAAGAAAATTTGTTACgattaaataaaaagatacGCGAGTTAATGAGTCATATAGACACAT TGgagacaaaaaaccaaaagctgCTGCAGGAAAACAGTGTGCTCGTGGATGATGTAGCAAACTTTCGAGTTCAACACGCAATTGCCGAAGAGGGCCGACTGCGGTGTAAATCAGTGCTCGAGAAGGAAATGGCTCGCAGCAGCGAACAGTTCGAGGCGCAGAAATTGCTCAAGAAGCGATACAACGATTTAATCAAAGAGTATGTAGCCCAGAACCAAAAGCTACGAACTTACGAAAGTCAAGATAACGCTAAACCGGTGCTAGAGAACCGGAAAAGAGTTCCGGTCGAGATAATAG GAACGCTCTCTGATATCGGAAAACCTAAAGCCCATGAGGAAAAAGTGGCTGCCCTGGAAAACCGATGTGCCAAGTTGGAAAAGGAGCTTTACAAAGCATACGCCATTATTGACGACTTGGAGTTTGATCTTGAATCG atTGACCATCTGGAAGAAACGAATCAACGGTTGGAGAAACAAATTCGAGAACTTAAAGCTGAACTTGCGCAGGGTTGTCGTTGCGCTCCGCCCACACCAACAAGCGCCAACAGCGTGTCTTCACCTCTGCCCGGTGATTCAAT ATACACTTTCGAAAGTATCGAAACAACCGAACACGGCTCCCAGCAGGAtgaatcaaag GCGCTTCTAGAGGATGCCGTTCACTGTTTCGGTTGA
- the LOC131282604 gene encoding pupal cuticle protein Edg-84A-like, with protein sequence MAFKYVALFALIAVASAQHYQQYQQPQYHHQPQEYHHYQPQQVVYKQPALVKTVQPALLKTVQPTLVKTVKHVEYPDAPAEYQFAYEVHDDHTGDVKSQQEERHGDVVKGQYTLIDADGYRRVVEYTADDHNGFNAVVRREPVEGHKLVKAVVPVAKVVAPVAKVYAAPTVTKVFAPQPVHQHYQPAPVHQYYQAPAPAKVYAPVAKLALPAVAKVAVPVAKVAYAPHHEAVNHVQFHGPSSNYNY encoded by the exons ATGGCTTTCAAA TACGTTGCTCTGTTCGCGCTGATCGCTGTGGCCAGTGCCCAGCACTACCAGCAGTACCAGCAGCCTCAGTACCATCACCAGCCACAGGAGTACCATCACTACCAGCCGCAGCAGGTCGTGTACAAGCAGCCGGCGCTGGTTAAAACTGTCCAGCCTGCCCTGCTGAAGACTGTCCAGCCTACCCTGGTCAAGACCGTCAAGCACGTCGAGTATCCCGATGCCCCGGCCGAGTACCAGTTCGCCTACGAAGTGCACGATGACCACACCGGAGACGTCAAGAGCCAGCAGGAGGAGCGCCACGGAGATGTCGTCAAGGGTCAGTACACCCTGATCGATGCCGACGGATACCGACGCGTGGTTGAGTACACCGCCGACGACCACAACGGATTCAACGCCGTCGTCCGCCGGGAACCCGTCGAGGGCCACAAGCTGGTGAAGGCCGTCGTCCCGGTCGCCAAGGTGGTTGCCCCGGTCGCCAAGGTGTACGCCGCCCCGACCGTCACGAAGGTGTTCGCCCCGCAGCCAGTGCACCAGCACTACCAGCCGGCTCCGGTGCACCAGTACTACCAGGCTCCGGCTCCGGCCAAGGTGTACGCCCCGGTCGCTAAACTGGCTCTTCCCGCCGTCGCTAAGGTGGCCGTCCCGGTCGCCAAGGTAGCCTACGCTCCTCACCACGAGGCCGTCAACCACGTCCAGTTCCACGGACCATCCAGCAACTACAACTACTGA
- the LOC131288715 gene encoding larval cuticle protein A2B-like produces MAFKFLAVVAFLAVASAQHYDPHHYQPQYHQYHHEPAVVKTIQPALIKTVQPALVKTVKHIEYPEAPAEYQFQYSVHDDHTGDIKSQQEERHGDDVKGQYTLIDADGHRRIVDYTADEHNGFNAVVRREPLEGHKIVKTVAKVPVAKVYAAPIAKVLAPVHYSHQPHYEQHY; encoded by the exons ATGGCATTCAAA TTCCTGGCAGTTGTCGCTTTCCTGGCCGTCGCCAGCGCTCAGCACTACGACCCGCACCACTACCAGCCACAGTACCACCAGTACCACCACGAGCCGGCCGTCGTCAAGACGATCCAGCCTGCGCTGATCAAGACTGTCCAGCCTGCCCTGGTTAAGACCGTCAAGCACATCGAGTACCCCGAGGCCCCGGCCGAGTACCAGTTCCAGTACTCCGTCCACGATGACCACACCGGAGACATCAAGAGCCAGCAGGAGGAGCGCCACGGAGATGACGTCAAGGGACAGTACACCCTGATCGATGCCGACGGTCATCGTCGTATCGTCGACTACACCGCCGATGAGCACAACGGCTTCAACGCCGTCGTCCGCCGTGAGCCTCTGGAGGGCCACAAGATCGTCAAGACTGTCGCCAAGGTCCCGGTCGCCAAGGTGTACGCCGCCCCGATCGCCAAGGTTCTTGCCCCGGTCCACTACAGCCACCAGCCCCACTACGAACAGCACTACTAA
- the LOC131293557 gene encoding pupal cuticle protein Edg-84A-like: MAFKYFALFALVAVASAAVLPVAYKQVEYADAPAEYHFNYEVHDDHTGDIKSQQEERHGDNVVGQYTLIDADGYRRVVDYTADEHNGFNAVVRREPLSGHKVVKAVVPVAKVAVPVAKVYSAPIAKVAIPSKMAFKLILALAVVGVTQAALLPTLVKKVELEAPAEYQFSYSVHDDHTGDVKSQQEERHGDDVKGQYSLVDADGYRRVVDYTADEHSGFNAVVRREPLTGHKLVKTVVPVAKVAVPVAHYVAPVAKVAVPVAKYAVPVTKVLAPAHVATVSFHAPSLTYHY; this comes from the exons ATGGCTTTCAAA TACTTCGCCCTGTTCGCCCTCGTCGCCGTCGCCAGCGCCGCCGTCCTGCCAGTCGCCTACAAGCAGGTCGAGTACGCCGATGCCCCGGCCGAGTACCATTTCAACTACGAAGTGCACGATGACCACACCGGAGATATCAAGAGCCAGCAGGAGGAGCGTCATGGAGACAACGTTGTCGGACAGTACACCCTGATCGATGCTGATGGATACCGACGCGTCGTTGACTACACCGCCGATGAGCACAACGGATTCAACGCCGTCGTCCGCCGTGAGCCTCTGAGCGGACACAAGGTGGTGAAGGCCGTCGTCCCGGTCGCCAAGGTCGCTGTCCCGGTCGCCAAGGTGTACTCCGCCCCGATCGCCAAGGTTGCCATCCCCTC TAAAATGGCGTTCAAA TTGATCCTTGCCCTGGCCGTTGTTGGTGTCACTCAGGCTGCGCTGCTGCCAACGCTGGTGAAGAAAGTGGAGCTGGAGGCTCCGGCCGAGTACCAGTTCTCGTACTCCGTCCACGATGATCATACCGGAGACGTCAAGAGCCAGCAGGAGGAGCGCCATGGAGATGATGTTAAGGGCCAGTACTCGCTGGTCGATGCTGATGGATATCGTCGTGTCGTTGACTACACCGCCGATGAGCACAGCGGCTTCAACGCCGTCGTCCGTCGTGAGCCTCTGACTGGACACAAGCTGGTGAAGACCGTCGTCCCGGTCGCCAAGGTCGCTGTCCCGGTTGCTCACTACGTTGCTCCCGTTGCCAAGGTTGCCGTGCCCGTTGCGAAATACGCCGTTCCGGTTACAAAGGTTCTTGCTCCGGCACATGTGGCGACTGTTAGCTTCCATGCCCCCAGCCTCACCTACCACTACTGA
- the LOC131288726 gene encoding cuticle protein-like has protein sequence MAFKYFALFALVAVASAAVLPVAYKQVEYADAPAEYHFNYEVHDDHTGDIKSQQEERHGDNVVGQYTLIDADGYRRVVDYTADEHNGFNAVVRREPLSGHKLVKAVVPVAKVAVPVAKVYSAPIAKVAIPSYHY, from the exons ATGGCATTCAAA TACTTCGCCCTCTTCGCCCTCGTCGCCGTCGCCAGCGCCGCCGTCCTGCCAGTCGCCTACAAGCAGGTCGAGTACGCCGATGCCCCGGCCGAGTACCATTTCAACTACGAAGTGCACGATGACCACACCGGAGATATCAAGAGCCAGCAGGAGGAGCGTCATGGAGACAACGTTGTCGGACAGTACACCCTGATCGATGCTGATGGATACCGACGCGTCGTTGACTACACCGCCGATGAGCACAACGGATTCAACGCCGTGGTTCGTCGTGAGCCTCTGAGCGGACACAAGCTGGTGAAGGCCGTCGTCCCGGTCGCCAAGGTCGCTGTCCCGGTCGCCAAGGTGTACTCCGCCCCGATCGCCAAGGTTGCCATCCCCTCGTACCACTATTAA
- the LOC131293558 gene encoding larval cuticle protein A2B-like, whose protein sequence is MHSKICIVLLVGLAVANAAVLPVHHHDYEDHHSPVEYHFAYEVHDDHTGDVKSQHEERHGDKVTGQYSLVDADGYRRVVDYSSDKHTGFVAKVHREPVKGHHVVVAAPKKTHLVPAVHYVKTVAVSPVVHHVVPHVHHVEAVHHVEPVHHVELHHAVPQVHVLKPVVHLKEKHNAHSHTSFKSGNVSYQY, encoded by the exons ATGCACTCCAAA ATTTGTATTGTCCTGCTGGTCGGTTTGGCTGTTGCTAATGCGGCTGTTCTGCCAGTTCATCACCACGACTACGAAGATCATCACAGCCCGGTCGAGTATCACTTCGCCTACGAAGTGCACGATGACCACACCGGCGATGTCAAGAGCCAGCACGAGGAACGCCACGGTGACAAAGTAACGGGCCAGTACTCTCTTGTCGATGCGGACGGCTATCGGCGTGTTGTGGACTACTCCTCGGACAAACACACCGGCTTCGTGGCCAAGGTGCACCGTGAGCCTGTGAAGGGTCACCATGTGGTGGTTGCTGCGCCGAAGAAAACTCACCTCGTCCCGGCGGTGCACTACGTGAAAACGGTTGCCGTGTCCCCGGTGGTACATCATGTCGTGCCTCATGTGCATCATGTCGAAGCTGTGCACCACGTTGAACCAGTGCACCATGTGGAGCTGCATCACGCCGTGCCGCAGGTGCATGTCCTCAAGCCGGTGGTTCATCTGAAGGAGAAGCACAATGCTCACTCGCACACTAGCTTCAAGAGTGGCAACGTGAGCTACCAGTACTAA